One genomic window of Halovivax cerinus includes the following:
- a CDS encoding ester cyclase: MTGSSTGDERFDHLRAFLYAMFDEDGVPDLEAFCTDSFRLHDGDATATRDELAANLRESGDVFDKRVEDVHGFGCDDWAAARLVRTYEQHGTHLGVEQYGTAARFTATLMARFDGESIDELWVDNDALGLLQRLDIVDLPAEDEPE; the protein is encoded by the coding sequence GTGACGGGGTCCTCGACGGGCGACGAGCGCTTCGATCACCTTCGGGCGTTTCTGTACGCCATGTTCGACGAGGACGGCGTCCCGGACCTCGAGGCGTTCTGTACCGACTCGTTTCGACTGCACGACGGCGACGCCACGGCGACGAGGGACGAACTGGCGGCGAACCTTCGCGAGTCCGGTGACGTGTTCGATAAGCGCGTCGAGGACGTTCACGGGTTCGGCTGCGACGACTGGGCCGCCGCCCGGTTGGTGCGGACGTACGAACAGCACGGAACGCACCTCGGTGTCGAACAGTACGGCACGGCGGCGCGGTTCACGGCGACACTCATGGCCCGGTTCGACGGCGAGTCGATCGACGAACTGTGGGTCGACAACGACGCGCTCGGCTTGCTCCAGCGGCTCGACATCGTGGACCTGCCGGCGGAGGACGAACCCGAATGA